From Actinosynnema mirum DSM 43827, a single genomic window includes:
- the hisN gene encoding histidinol-phosphatase, protein MTGSDRSSATSPARASDLAADLALAHRLADAADGITAARFQALDLVVDRKPDRTPVTDADTAVETAIRDLLAAERPGDAIAGEEFGGSVGAGRTWVLDPIDGTKNFLRGVPAWATLIALVEGGRPVVGVVSAPALGRRWWASTGAGAWVRSDVAGTAAERRITVSGVAGLADAYLSTTHLNSWAEHHSREAYLRLVDATWESRAFGDFWQHCLVAEGAIDLAAEAVVNPWDVAPLQVLVTEAGGAFSDLSGAETFQGGSALSSNGLLHRAALDVLGPVGE, encoded by the coding sequence GTGACCGGCTCCGACCGCAGTTCCGCCACCAGCCCCGCCCGCGCGTCCGACCTCGCCGCGGACCTCGCGCTCGCCCACCGCCTCGCGGACGCGGCGGACGGCATCACCGCGGCCCGCTTCCAGGCGCTGGACCTGGTGGTGGACCGCAAGCCCGACCGCACCCCGGTGACCGACGCGGACACCGCCGTGGAGACCGCGATCCGCGACCTGCTGGCGGCCGAGCGGCCCGGCGACGCGATCGCGGGGGAGGAGTTCGGCGGGAGCGTCGGCGCGGGCCGCACGTGGGTGCTCGACCCGATCGACGGCACCAAGAACTTCCTGCGCGGGGTGCCCGCGTGGGCGACGCTGATCGCGCTCGTCGAGGGCGGGCGGCCGGTCGTCGGGGTGGTCAGCGCGCCCGCGCTGGGCCGCCGCTGGTGGGCGTCCACCGGTGCGGGCGCGTGGGTCCGCTCGGACGTGGCGGGCACGGCGGCGGAGCGGCGGATCACCGTCTCCGGCGTCGCCGGGCTGGCCGACGCGTACCTGTCCACCACGCACCTGAACTCGTGGGCCGAGCACCACTCCCGCGAGGCCTACCTGAGGCTGGTCGACGCCACCTGGGAGTCGCGGGCGTTCGGCGACTTCTGGCAGCACTGCCTGGTCGCCGAGGGCGCGATCGACCTGGCCGCCGAGGCGGTCGTGAACCCGTGGGACGTCGCGCCGCTCCAGGTGCTGGTCACCGAGGCGGGCGGCGCGTTCAGCGACCTGTCCGGCGCGGAGACGTTCCAGGGAGGTAGCGCGCTGTCGTCGAACGGGCTGCTGCACCGGGCCGCGCTGGACGTGCTCGGACCCGTCGGCGAATAG
- a CDS encoding ATP-binding protein, producing the protein MRSRILRAILVAVAVTGIVLGLPLGYTALRLVDDSAHGDLASRAQRIAALIDDQIAGGSEIDLRPAEVGVPVGGHLVVTSPDEVRELGEALAEDALSVEVPIAQQGTVRLEVSARPMRTDQYRMAALVVLLLVLSVGTGTVVATVTAQKLARPLRHVASRAARLGAGDFRADPRRHDIEELDRLAEALDRSAVALAQLVQRERELVGDVSHQLRSRLTALQLRLEALAEHPEPETAGEARAALEQAERLTEVLNELLAAARAARAIDAEPLDLHGELTAIAEEWREQLKREGRGLRVRVPEGLLARATPARLREAIGVLLDNALRHGEGQVQVTARSDDGTVVVEVADGGSGVPDELAGHIFERGVSGGGSFGVGLALARALVDADGGRLELSTARPATFAVFLPVPKAEDVLGVTWRTDVTPR; encoded by the coding sequence ATGCGCTCCCGCATCCTGCGAGCGATCCTGGTGGCCGTCGCGGTCACCGGGATCGTGCTGGGGCTGCCGCTGGGGTACACGGCGCTGCGGCTGGTCGACGACAGCGCGCACGGCGACCTGGCCAGCCGCGCGCAGCGGATCGCCGCGCTGATCGACGACCAGATCGCGGGCGGCAGCGAGATCGACCTGCGGCCCGCCGAGGTGGGCGTCCCGGTGGGCGGGCACCTGGTGGTCACCTCGCCGGACGAGGTGCGGGAGCTCGGGGAGGCGCTGGCCGAGGACGCGCTGAGCGTCGAGGTGCCGATCGCGCAGCAGGGGACGGTGCGGCTGGAGGTGTCGGCGCGGCCGATGCGCACCGACCAGTACCGGATGGCGGCGCTGGTGGTGCTGCTGCTGGTGCTGTCGGTGGGGACCGGGACGGTCGTGGCGACGGTGACGGCGCAGAAGCTCGCCCGGCCGCTGCGGCACGTGGCCAGCCGGGCGGCCCGGCTCGGCGCCGGGGACTTCCGGGCCGATCCGCGCAGGCACGACATCGAGGAGCTGGACCGGCTCGCCGAGGCGCTGGACCGGTCCGCCGTGGCGCTGGCGCAGCTGGTGCAGCGGGAGCGGGAGCTGGTCGGGGACGTGTCGCACCAGCTCAGGTCCCGGTTGACGGCGCTGCAGCTGCGGTTGGAGGCGCTGGCCGAGCACCCGGAGCCGGAGACGGCCGGGGAGGCGCGGGCCGCGCTGGAGCAGGCCGAGCGGTTGACCGAGGTGCTGAACGAGCTGCTGGCGGCGGCGCGGGCGGCGCGGGCGATCGACGCCGAGCCGCTGGACCTGCACGGGGAGCTGACGGCGATCGCCGAGGAGTGGCGGGAGCAGCTCAAGCGCGAGGGCCGGGGGCTGCGGGTGCGGGTGCCCGAGGGGCTGCTGGCGCGCGCCACGCCCGCCCGGCTGCGGGAGGCCATCGGGGTGCTGCTGGACAACGCCCTGCGGCACGGCGAGGGGCAGGTGCAGGTGACCGCGCGCAGCGACGACGGGACCGTGGTGGTCGAGGTCGCGGACGGCGGGAGCGGGGTGCCGGACGAGCTGGCCGGGCACATCTTCGAGCGCGGGGTGTCCGGGGGCGGGTCGTTCGGGGTGGGGCTGGCGCTGGCCCGCGCGCTGGTGGACGCGGACGGGGGGCGGCTGGAGCTGTCGACGGCCCGGCCCGCGACGTTCGCGGTGTTCCTGCCGGTGCCGAAGGCCGAGGACGTGCTGGGCGTGACCTGGCGGACGGACGTGACGCCCCGGTAG
- a CDS encoding TNT domain-containing protein, whose amino-acid sequence MSWTGPWPTWARAPSRRSTWGHSAAPAAAHLADPAAADLGQVTAHATPAAAAHLAAGAAADLGQVAAHAAPEAPAHLADRAAADLGQVASPVAPDLGHVVAGVAPDGAAPVSDRDAEWPAVPLTEPVPLVHEAIPAAGLVAGATGLVPGAAHAAERAGAWTAPVAAEVEEAADQGGLAAGVRQAGAEAAQQPLGHTVASAAADLTAGSGVPLEVDGADHAPLPGSRLSDDARDAADNAVGAGPDAVAQGVAADGGQTTTNQFAGAPMGGGMMPPPAAGGAPTAQATHSTAHAVPQSTAFGARPQTDGVQHAGHIDAADVEPDLDDRDSGVTHRSSGLSGGVTPGEGQQVERDRDPAPAAQAPEPAQQSQQAQNDQAGIGAGLGFMPMMAIPPQAMGGGGGAPASQRAGGAPAPTGVPAGQDHDPDLRSEPRPPAKPGARPGHLDLTPDPNAPLDAPARTPLVKAPTAAEMPTAPAVPDVPAVPAAPTPPAPSAAPTAAIPVVAAQAAAEQNAAGQNAEVQNTAVQNTAGQATAGRVTTTQTAAQATDQPATEPATEPDADPASDSDQSTSDLSAFVLALFPGGSLPEPSRRPTRQLPPPAESDDDYADGLRFPPGDHPQSHLVAAAPPATTPSSGKPNTPEPPAAVMAGYDPLAGMHERDWEHRFLARAQPPEYAWPPAELFPEGGYESGQPVKLAPGTVLDRFGTPEGRVLSRSGTPYPARALPPAAASSGYRRYRVLRELPAYYTLSAEWFGQRGGGARYRATHPVADLVALGYLEELP is encoded by the coding sequence ATGTCGTGGACCGGGCCGTGGCCGACCTGGGCCAGAGCACCGAGCAGGCGGTCGACCTGGGGCCACAGCGCAGCGCCTGCCGCCGCGCACCTCGCGGACCCGGCCGCAGCCGACCTGGGTCAGGTCACCGCGCACGCGACGCCTGCCGCTGCCGCGCACCTCGCCGCCGGGGCCGCGGCCGACCTCGGCCAGGTCGCCGCGCACGCGGCACCCGAGGCTCCCGCCCACCTCGCCGACCGCGCCGCGGCCGACCTCGGCCAGGTCGCGTCGCCCGTCGCCCCCGACCTCGGGCACGTCGTGGCGGGCGTGGCCCCCGATGGCGCGGCCCCGGTCTCCGACCGGGACGCCGAGTGGCCCGCGGTCCCGCTCACCGAGCCCGTTCCCCTCGTGCACGAGGCGATCCCCGCCGCCGGTCTGGTCGCGGGCGCCACCGGGCTCGTGCCCGGCGCGGCGCACGCGGCCGAGCGGGCCGGCGCGTGGACCGCGCCGGTCGCCGCCGAGGTCGAGGAGGCCGCCGACCAGGGCGGTCTCGCCGCCGGGGTGCGCCAGGCGGGCGCGGAAGCCGCTCAGCAGCCGCTCGGCCACACCGTCGCCAGCGCCGCCGCCGACCTCACGGCCGGTTCCGGCGTCCCCCTGGAGGTCGACGGGGCCGACCACGCGCCGCTCCCCGGCTCCCGGCTCTCCGACGACGCGCGCGACGCGGCGGACAACGCGGTCGGCGCGGGCCCGGACGCCGTGGCGCAGGGCGTCGCGGCCGACGGCGGCCAGACCACGACCAACCAGTTCGCGGGCGCCCCCATGGGCGGCGGCATGATGCCGCCCCCCGCCGCGGGCGGCGCGCCGACGGCCCAGGCCACCCACTCCACCGCGCACGCCGTGCCGCAGTCGACCGCGTTCGGCGCCCGACCGCAGACCGACGGCGTCCAGCACGCGGGCCACATCGACGCGGCTGACGTCGAACCCGACCTGGACGACCGCGACAGCGGTGTCACGCACCGCTCCAGCGGCCTGTCCGGCGGCGTCACGCCCGGCGAGGGCCAGCAGGTCGAGCGCGACCGGGACCCGGCCCCGGCGGCGCAGGCCCCGGAACCGGCGCAGCAGTCCCAGCAGGCGCAGAACGACCAGGCCGGGATCGGCGCGGGCCTCGGCTTCATGCCGATGATGGCCATCCCGCCGCAGGCCATGGGCGGTGGTGGCGGCGCGCCGGCGTCCCAGCGGGCCGGTGGCGCGCCCGCGCCGACCGGGGTCCCCGCAGGCCAGGACCACGACCCGGACCTGAGGTCCGAGCCGAGGCCCCCGGCGAAGCCCGGCGCCCGTCCCGGCCACCTGGACCTCACCCCCGACCCGAACGCGCCCCTGGACGCGCCCGCCCGCACCCCGCTGGTGAAGGCCCCGACGGCGGCGGAGATGCCCACGGCGCCCGCCGTGCCCGACGTCCCCGCCGTGCCGGCGGCGCCCACGCCTCCCGCGCCGTCCGCCGCGCCGACCGCCGCCATCCCGGTGGTCGCGGCGCAGGCCGCCGCAGAGCAGAACGCGGCTGGGCAGAACGCGGAGGTGCAGAACACGGCGGTGCAGAACACGGCTGGGCAGGCCACGGCCGGGCGGGTCACCACCACCCAGACCGCCGCGCAGGCCACCGACCAGCCCGCCACCGAGCCCGCCACCGAGCCCGACGCGGACCCCGCCTCCGACTCCGACCAGTCCACCTCGGACCTGTCCGCGTTCGTGCTGGCCCTGTTCCCCGGTGGTTCGCTCCCCGAGCCGAGCCGCCGCCCGACCCGCCAGCTCCCGCCCCCGGCCGAGTCCGACGACGACTACGCGGACGGCCTGCGCTTCCCGCCCGGCGACCACCCGCAGTCCCACCTGGTCGCCGCCGCCCCGCCCGCCACCACCCCGTCCTCGGGCAAGCCCAACACCCCCGAGCCGCCCGCGGCGGTCATGGCGGGCTACGACCCGCTGGCCGGGATGCACGAGCGCGACTGGGAGCACCGCTTCCTGGCCAGGGCGCAACCGCCGGAGTACGCCTGGCCGCCCGCCGAGCTGTTCCCCGAGGGCGGCTACGAGTCGGGCCAGCCGGTCAAGCTGGCCCCCGGCACCGTGCTGGACCGCTTCGGCACCCCGGAGGGCCGCGTCCTGTCCCGGTCCGGCACCCCGTACCCGGCCCGCGCCCTGCCGCCCGCCGCCGCGAGCTCCGGCTACCGCCGGTACCGGGTGCTGCGCGAGCTGCCCGCGTACTACACGCTGTCCGCCGAGTGGTTCGGCCAGCGCGGCGGGGGCGCCCGCTACCGCGCCACCCACCCCGTCGCCGACCTGGTGGCGCTGGGCTACCTGGAGGAGCTGCCGTGA
- a CDS encoding GtrA family protein produces MSVLENAAHRLPEPLRSLALKHRELLKFALVGGTCFVIDTAIFFALKSTVLLEKPVTAKIVATLVATIVSYVLNREWSFKTRGGRERHHEAALFFLVNGIGIVLNSMPLWVSRYLFHLQEPEVSRLVQEVSDFASAQIIGTLIGMAFRWYGYKKWVFPDEGARTPRAERKSYPSAEDENLGHS; encoded by the coding sequence GTGTCCGTACTGGAGAACGCTGCCCACCGGCTCCCCGAGCCGCTGCGGTCGCTCGCGCTCAAGCACCGTGAGTTGCTGAAGTTCGCGCTGGTCGGCGGGACCTGCTTCGTGATCGACACGGCGATCTTCTTCGCGCTGAAGTCGACGGTGCTGCTGGAGAAGCCGGTCACCGCGAAGATCGTGGCCACGCTGGTGGCGACGATCGTGTCCTACGTGCTGAACCGCGAGTGGTCGTTCAAGACCAGGGGCGGGCGGGAGCGGCACCACGAGGCGGCGCTGTTCTTCCTGGTCAACGGCATCGGGATCGTGCTGAACTCGATGCCGCTGTGGGTCTCCCGCTACCTGTTCCACCTCCAGGAGCCGGAGGTCAGCAGGCTGGTGCAGGAGGTCTCGGACTTCGCCAGCGCCCAGATCATCGGCACGCTCATCGGCATGGCGTTCCGCTGGTACGGGTACAAGAAGTGGGTTTTCCCCGACGAGGGCGCCCGCACTCCCCGCGCGGAGCGGAAGTCGTACCCGTCGGCCGAGGATGAGAACCTCGGGCATTCCTGA
- a CDS encoding Imm1 family immunity protein, whose translation MALTAIYDLATGRSPVEVRTRAELDELVERVRALHVGSPVVVEFSVTGEEWSYPILYAGIGRERGFVQEHGHPVRATLGDPRAKGEVVYALATHATSVPADQEVPLEAVREILAAYLAGGGVIPPDHPRMQLVAASKDL comes from the coding sequence GTGGCGTTGACGGCGATCTACGACCTGGCGACGGGTCGGAGCCCGGTCGAGGTCCGGACCAGGGCGGAGCTGGACGAGCTCGTCGAGCGGGTGCGCGCGCTGCACGTGGGCAGCCCGGTCGTGGTCGAGTTCTCGGTGACCGGCGAGGAGTGGAGCTACCCGATCCTGTACGCGGGCATCGGCCGCGAGCGCGGTTTCGTGCAGGAGCACGGACACCCCGTGCGCGCGACCCTGGGCGACCCGCGGGCGAAGGGCGAGGTGGTCTACGCCCTGGCGACCCACGCGACCTCCGTGCCAGCGGACCAGGAGGTGCCGCTGGAGGCCGTGCGCGAGATCCTGGCGGCGTACCTGGCAGGCGGCGGCGTGATCCCGCCGGACCACCCGAGGATGCAGCTGGTGGCAGCGTCGAAGGACCTCTGA
- a CDS encoding response regulator transcription factor: MSVVLLAEDDPAIAEPLSRALQREGYQVHVVGDGPGALEAAEHGGIDLLVLDLGLPGMDGLEVCRRLRAGGRGVPVLMLTARSDEVDFVVGLDAGADDYVAKPFRLAELMARIRALLRRRAPETLEVNGVRMDLAARRVTVDGQEVQLANKEFELLRVLIQRAGQVVNRDEILSEVWNDPELKSSKTLDMHMSWLRRKLGDVRSVERRIATVRGVGFRFNTTD; this comes from the coding sequence GTGAGTGTGGTCTTGCTGGCCGAGGACGACCCGGCGATCGCTGAACCGCTGTCCCGCGCGCTGCAGCGGGAGGGCTACCAGGTGCACGTGGTCGGGGACGGGCCCGGTGCGCTGGAGGCAGCCGAGCACGGCGGGATCGACCTGCTCGTGCTGGACCTGGGGCTGCCCGGCATGGACGGGCTGGAGGTGTGCCGCAGGCTCCGCGCGGGCGGGCGCGGCGTCCCGGTGCTGATGCTGACCGCCCGGTCCGACGAGGTCGACTTCGTCGTCGGGCTGGACGCGGGCGCGGACGACTACGTGGCCAAGCCGTTCCGGCTGGCCGAGCTGATGGCCCGCATCCGCGCGCTGCTGCGCAGGCGGGCCCCGGAGACCCTGGAGGTCAACGGGGTGCGCATGGACCTGGCGGCGCGGCGGGTCACCGTCGACGGCCAGGAGGTGCAGCTGGCGAACAAGGAGTTCGAGCTGCTGCGCGTGCTGATCCAGCGGGCCGGGCAGGTCGTGAACCGCGACGAGATCCTGTCGGAGGTGTGGAACGACCCGGAGCTCAAGAGCAGCAAGACGCTCGACATGCACATGTCGTGGCTGCGCCGGAAGCTCGGCGACGTGCGCTCGGTGGAGCGGCGCATCGCCACGGTGCGGGGCGTCGGCTTCCGCTTCAACACCACCGACTGA
- a CDS encoding DUF397 domain-containing protein — protein sequence MADQRWRKSSSSTTNPDCVELSITPDATSVRDSKDPSGGRLRFGRSSFSGFLDRIKREGKG from the coding sequence ATGGCTGACCAGCGGTGGCGCAAGTCCAGCAGCAGCACGACGAACCCCGACTGCGTCGAGCTGTCGATCACCCCGGACGCCACGTCGGTCCGCGACAGTAAGGACCCCTCCGGCGGACGGTTGAGGTTCGGGCGGAGCAGCTTCAGCGGCTTCCTCGACAGGATCAAGAGAGAGGGGAAAGGCTGA
- a CDS encoding sigma-70 family RNA polymerase sigma factor — protein MATVPADVPRPGDAELIESVRGGDVAAYGQLYERHVTAAYNLARQLARSSAEADDLVSEAFSKVLDVLRGGGGPDVAFRAYLLTALRHNAYDKTRRDRKVELSEDVSEVAPEAVSVPFRDTAVAGLERSLAARAFARLPERWQTVLWHTEVEGQSPAEVAPLLGMTANGVSALAYRAREGLKQAYLQVHLAETQAVRCRATVDRLGAWTRAGLSKRETTQVETHLDECSDCRRLAAELADVNGALRAAIAPIVLGAGTAGYLVSSRNSASPAATATAGGLAGNALADSLGGATAQAAEGAANTAGAAGAAGGRSAGASGAAGIAGEVVRAALSGGPRQLLGLAASAAALIVVVVVAIAAPGAGSGPDVAQSPAAEQSSGTPASPGAPVPPASGEADPAPSEVPPSGAPADEDEAPGTVLPPAGTGNGPVSTLDNPPPPPAGDPTTDPDPTTGPTTPEPPDPSDPPKPPDPPKPPLPAALTATWPDDYSLTPGQDPKPLEVVVANSGEVLSEIPVLALTLPEGVRPVGLSRLAAADADDLVECGPVDGPFTCPALRGVDPKGRTSFRLLLVADRTAQGGEITGTLNAGAAVTVKLNVPVKVLPEPDQVALEVHKREYPRWGHSELDITAVNAGSRAAGLELTARAGENVWLKWSRKREACRGGETGLECRTDVRSGGKFRIVVSVYAVRAENPASENPASEEPASEEPGQEPGREPAAADGRRGNHRPWVWGEVTVTARIGSASQTIVVPVRAWEYDRGPQHPPSSSTPPTTTTTSSTPPTTTTTTPPPTTTTTTTRPSPPSSTPPSSPPWTPPKTPPPGHTRPTDPPLRQEPASTPPAQVPQEQQAEVVVELPVCTTGEPPVLDEVVTVCRVAT, from the coding sequence GTGGCGACCGTTCCTGCTGATGTCCCGAGACCGGGGGACGCGGAACTGATCGAGTCGGTGCGCGGGGGTGATGTCGCCGCGTACGGACAGCTGTACGAGCGCCACGTCACCGCCGCCTACAACCTGGCCCGGCAGTTGGCGCGCTCCTCGGCGGAGGCCGACGACTTAGTCTCCGAGGCGTTCTCGAAGGTGCTCGACGTGCTGCGGGGCGGCGGTGGCCCCGACGTGGCGTTCCGCGCCTACCTGCTGACCGCGCTGCGGCACAACGCCTACGACAAGACCCGGCGGGACCGGAAGGTCGAGCTGTCCGAGGACGTGTCCGAGGTCGCCCCCGAGGCGGTCAGCGTGCCGTTCCGGGACACGGCCGTCGCGGGGCTGGAGCGCTCGCTCGCCGCGCGCGCCTTCGCCCGGCTTCCCGAGCGCTGGCAGACCGTGCTGTGGCACACCGAGGTCGAGGGCCAGTCGCCCGCCGAGGTCGCCCCCCTGCTGGGGATGACGGCCAACGGCGTGTCGGCGCTGGCCTACCGGGCCCGCGAGGGCCTCAAGCAGGCATACCTCCAGGTGCACCTGGCCGAGACGCAGGCCGTGCGCTGCCGGGCGACCGTGGACCGGCTGGGCGCGTGGACCCGCGCGGGCCTGTCGAAGCGCGAGACCACGCAGGTCGAGACGCACCTGGACGAGTGCTCGGACTGCCGCAGGCTGGCCGCCGAGCTGGCGGACGTCAACGGGGCGCTGCGCGCCGCCATCGCGCCGATCGTGCTGGGCGCGGGCACCGCCGGTTACCTGGTCTCCTCGCGCAACTCGGCCTCCCCGGCGGCCACCGCCACCGCGGGCGGCCTCGCGGGCAACGCGCTGGCCGACTCGCTCGGCGGGGCCACGGCGCAGGCCGCCGAAGGCGCCGCGAACACCGCGGGCGCGGCAGGCGCCGCGGGCGGACGTTCGGCGGGCGCCTCGGGCGCGGCCGGGATCGCGGGCGAGGTCGTGCGGGCGGCGCTGAGCGGCGGCCCGCGCCAGCTGCTCGGGCTGGCCGCGTCCGCCGCCGCGCTGATCGTCGTGGTCGTCGTGGCCATCGCCGCGCCGGGCGCCGGTTCGGGCCCCGACGTCGCGCAGTCCCCCGCCGCCGAGCAGAGCAGCGGCACCCCGGCCTCCCCCGGCGCACCGGTCCCGCCCGCCTCGGGCGAGGCGGACCCCGCGCCGTCCGAGGTCCCCCCGTCGGGCGCGCCCGCCGACGAGGACGAGGCGCCCGGCACGGTCCTGCCCCCGGCGGGCACGGGCAACGGGCCGGTCAGCACCCTGGACAACCCGCCGCCCCCGCCCGCCGGGGACCCCACGACCGATCCGGACCCGACGACGGGGCCCACCACCCCGGAGCCCCCGGACCCGTCCGACCCGCCGAAGCCGCCCGACCCGCCGAAGCCGCCCCTCCCGGCGGCGCTGACGGCGACCTGGCCCGACGACTACTCGCTCACCCCCGGCCAGGACCCGAAGCCCTTGGAGGTCGTGGTCGCCAACTCCGGCGAGGTGCTCTCCGAGATCCCGGTGCTGGCGCTGACCCTGCCCGAGGGCGTGCGCCCGGTCGGCCTGTCCCGGCTGGCGGCGGCCGACGCCGACGACCTGGTGGAGTGCGGGCCGGTGGACGGCCCGTTCACCTGCCCGGCGCTCAGGGGCGTCGACCCGAAGGGCAGGACCTCGTTCCGGCTGCTGCTGGTGGCCGACCGCACCGCGCAGGGCGGCGAGATCACCGGGACGCTCAACGCGGGCGCCGCCGTCACGGTCAAGCTGAACGTGCCGGTCAAGGTCCTGCCCGAGCCCGACCAGGTGGCGCTGGAGGTGCACAAGCGCGAGTACCCGCGCTGGGGGCACTCCGAGCTGGACATCACCGCCGTCAACGCCGGGAGCCGCGCCGCCGGGCTGGAGCTGACCGCGCGGGCCGGGGAGAACGTGTGGCTCAAGTGGAGCAGGAAGCGCGAGGCCTGCCGGGGTGGTGAGACCGGGCTGGAGTGCCGGACCGACGTGCGCTCCGGCGGGAAGTTCCGGATCGTGGTGAGCGTGTACGCGGTGCGGGCGGAGAACCCGGCCTCGGAGAACCCGGCCTCGGAGGAGCCGGCTTCGGAGGAACCGGGCCAGGAGCCCGGTCGGGAACCGGCCGCCGCCGACGGCAGGCGGGGGAACCACCGGCCCTGGGTCTGGGGCGAGGTGACCGTGACGGCCCGGATCGGGAGCGCGTCGCAGACGATCGTGGTGCCGGTGCGGGCCTGGGAGTACGACCGCGGCCCGCAGCACCCGCCGTCGAGCAGCACCCCGCCGACGACGACCACGACCAGCAGCACCCCGCCGACCACCACCACGACGACCCCACCGCCCACGACGACGACCACGACCACCCGGCCGAGCCCGCCGTCGAGCACGCCCCCGAGCAGCCCGCCGTGGACGCCGCCGAAGACCCCGCCGCCGGGCCACACCCGGCCGACCGACCCGCCGCTGCGGCAGGAGCCCGCCTCCACGCCGCCCGCCCAGGTCCCGCAGGAGCAGCAGGCCGAGGTGGTGGTCGAGCTGCCGGTGTGCACGACCGGCGAGCCGCCGGTGCTGGACGAGGTGGTGACCGTCTGCCGGGTCGCCACCTGA
- a CDS encoding helix-turn-helix domain-containing protein, giving the protein MAVGTTRAKRRLGRHVRPIMERAGVTGPEVARLVRTSKDTVHRLLSGIHLPHYPTFLAIMTVLRATDDEIAEGTSLWERAAQDAVKVEHASALSPGYLRFRRDEGEAHRERALDPMLIPGLLQLGEYADELGRRAPSLTRGKGWAARATAERVDRQALLSRSPVPLDYRPLIDEGALHRVVGGRELMARQLEHLLVVGERENVTIRVLPFSAGAYGSHFGALNLLEYPEPDEPLSVYVESYEGVRAVDDAQVEKTLVAVWEDAARHALDPEESARLIREVRDSRHG; this is encoded by the coding sequence ATGGCGGTAGGGACCACGCGCGCCAAGCGCAGACTCGGCAGGCACGTGCGGCCCATCATGGAGCGGGCCGGGGTGACGGGGCCCGAGGTCGCGCGGCTGGTCCGGACGTCCAAGGACACGGTTCACCGGTTGCTGTCCGGCATCCACCTGCCGCACTACCCGACGTTCCTCGCGATCATGACCGTCCTGCGGGCCACCGACGACGAGATCGCCGAGGGCACCTCGCTGTGGGAGCGCGCCGCGCAGGACGCGGTCAAGGTCGAGCACGCCTCGGCGCTCTCCCCCGGTTACCTGCGCTTCCGCCGCGACGAGGGCGAGGCCCACCGGGAGCGGGCGCTCGACCCCATGCTCATCCCCGGACTGCTCCAGCTCGGCGAGTACGCGGACGAGCTGGGGCGGCGCGCGCCCTCGCTCACCCGCGGCAAGGGGTGGGCGGCGCGGGCGACGGCCGAGCGGGTGGACCGGCAGGCGCTGCTCAGCCGCTCACCCGTCCCGCTGGACTACCGGCCGCTCATCGACGAGGGCGCGCTGCACCGGGTGGTGGGCGGTCGGGAGCTGATGGCGCGGCAGCTGGAGCACCTGCTGGTCGTCGGCGAGCGGGAGAACGTCACCATCCGGGTGCTGCCGTTCTCCGCGGGCGCCTACGGGTCGCACTTCGGCGCGCTGAACCTGCTGGAGTACCCCGAACCCGACGAGCCGCTGTCGGTCTACGTCGAGAGCTACGAGGGCGTGCGCGCGGTGGACGACGCGCAGGTGGAGAAGACGCTGGTCGCCGTCTGGGAGGACGCGGCCCGGCACGCGCTCGACCCCGAGGAGAGCGCGCGGCTCATCCGGGAAGTGAGGGACAGCAGGCATGGCTGA
- a CDS encoding YbaB/EbfC family nucleoid-associated protein, with amino-acid sequence MTSDHRTQVDELLADYRRSREQLAVTHRELAAISASATSPDGCVTAVVDAQGVLTELLIADAAYRLRPPQLAEVVVRTTQAAVARAMEKMLHALTPVLPAATDPEALVRGTADLTEDELPPPNRRAPLVDDDEDFDQRDWLSTEAAPPLGAPTQSTPSQRRNR; translated from the coding sequence GTGACGAGCGACCACCGCACCCAGGTGGACGAGCTGCTTGCCGACTACCGGCGCAGCCGCGAGCAGCTCGCGGTGACCCACCGCGAACTCGCCGCCATCTCCGCCTCGGCCACCAGCCCTGACGGGTGCGTCACCGCCGTCGTCGACGCCCAGGGCGTGCTCACCGAGCTGCTCATCGCCGACGCCGCCTACCGCCTGCGCCCGCCGCAGCTCGCCGAGGTCGTCGTGCGCACCACCCAGGCCGCCGTCGCGCGCGCCATGGAGAAGATGCTGCACGCCCTCACCCCGGTGCTGCCCGCCGCCACCGACCCGGAGGCCCTGGTCAGGGGCACCGCCGACCTCACCGAGGACGAGCTGCCCCCGCCCAACCGCAGGGCCCCGCTCGTGGACGACGACGAGGACTTCGACCAGCGCGACTGGCTGAGCACCGAGGCCGCGCCCCCGCTGGGCGCGCCGACGCAGAGCACGCCCTCGCAGAGGAGGAACCGGTGA